A window of Hippoglossus stenolepis isolate QCI-W04-F060 chromosome 16, HSTE1.2, whole genome shotgun sequence contains these coding sequences:
- the elob gene encoding elongin-B, with the protein MDVFLMIRRHKATIFTDAKESTTVYELKRIVEGILKRPPEDQRLYKDDVLLNDGQTLGNCGFTNQTARPQAPATVGLAFRLGDDSFEQLRIESFSTPPELPDVMKPQDSGSTANEQAVQ; encoded by the exons ATG GATGTGTTTCTCATGATCCGACGTCACAAGGCGACCATCTTCACAGATGCCAAAGAGTCTACCACAGTCTATGAACTGAAGCGCATTGTGGAAGGCATTTTAAAGAGGCCACCTGAAGATCAGAGGCTTTATAAG GATGACGTGCTGCTTAACGATGGTCAAACTCTTGGAAATTGTGGGTTCACAAATCAAACGGCCCGACCTCAGGCCCCAGCCACAGTGGGGTTAGCTTTCCGTCTGGGTG ATGATTCATTTGAGCAGCTGAGGATCGAGTCCTTCTCCACTCCCCCTGAGCTCCCTGACGTCATGAAGCCCCAGGACTCTGGCAGCACAGCCAACGAGCAGGCTGTACAGTGA
- the LOC118122873 gene encoding uncharacterized protein LOC118122873, which produces MDASECVLSAGRAVLDMVGREWQPLSAGELEQRLDLAVEEILEAELLSEVRAQPPPAVYVHLLQTQPHVGPQVLHPAATACGPRVEETPAEPQERLESVDSAAVKYITDLLHRSKSQARLVGRARVSLSHTILLSLTLLSERVSYGSVSRRFLVEKGNIHKIFFSFCERVNTLKEMQIRWPVGEEAVDALFPISSQGKGQEDGEQSVPQVLGVLGHTRIPIRLPIGKHDVESTVPEVKRMKEEAHPDSWLNLELLCDRRGRFLHCRISKGSDVDRGSALRDKLKQHPELMPPGSCLVARAGYPLTAHILTPYVTSQGPREELYNKTLEEHFHILDQAVANLRARFQRLRYLDIGSYNRASAVVLTACVLHNAFLDMGWVVQGEVEREETITQEGEGNVDDEGVCRRDAITDLLLKSFES; this is translated from the exons ATGGACGCCAGTGAGTGTGTCTTATCGGCGGGGAGAGCCGTGCTGGACATGGTGGGGCGGGAGTGGCAGCCTCTCTCTGCGGGCGAGCTGGAGCAGCGGCTGGACCTGGCGGTGGAGGAGATCCTGGAGGCTGAGCTGTTGTCCGAGGTCAGAGCTCAGCCTCCTCCGGCTGTGTACGTACACTTACTGCAGACTCAACCACACGTGGGGCCCCAGGTCTTACACCCAGCGGCGACAGCATGCGGTCCCCGGGTGGAGGAGACACCCGCAGAGCCCCAGGAACGACTGGAGTCTGTGGACAGTGCAGCAGTGAAG tACATCACAGACCTGCTCCACAGATCCAAATCACAGGCTCGTTTGGTGGGTCGGGCTCGCGTCTCTCTGTCCCACACCATCCTGCTGTCCCTCACCCTGCTCTCCGAGCGTGTGAGCTACGGCTCAGTGTCCCGCCGCTTCCTCGTGGAGAAAGGAAACATCCACAAgatcttcttttctttctgtgagcGCGTCAACACGCTGAAGGAGATGCAAATCAGATGGCCAGTTG GTGAAGAGGCGGTGGACGCCCTTTTCCCGATTTCCAGTCAAGGGAAGGGGCAAGAAGACGGAGAGCAAAGTGTTCCTCAGGTGCTGGGAGTGCTGGGACACACTCGCATCCCTATCCGCCTGCCCATAGGGAAACATGACGTGGAGAGCACAGTGCCTGAGgtgaagaggatgaaggaggaggccCATCCAGACTCCTGGTTAAACCTTGAGCTTTTATGTGACCGCAGAGGCCGGTTCCTCCATTGCAGAATCAGTAAAGGATCAGACGTTGACAGAGGCAGTGCTCTCAGAGACAAACTTAAACAGCATCCTGAACTGATGCCTCCGGGCTCCTGCCTTGTAGCCAGAGCTGGCTACCCACTCACCGCTCACATACTAACTCCATATGTCACAAGTCAAGGCCCGAGAGAGGAGCTCTACAACAAGACACTGGAGGAGCACTTTCACATTCTGGATCAGGCCGTTGCCAACCTGAGAGCCAGATTTCAGAGACTAAGGTATTTGGATATTGGGAGCTACAATCGAGCCAGCGCTGTTGTGCTGACCGCCTGTGTGTTGCACAATGCGTTTTTGGACATGGGATGGGTGGTTCAAggagaagtggagagagaggaaaccaTAACCCAAGAGGGGGAGGGGAACGTGGATGATGAGGGCGTATGCAGACGTGACGCCATTACAGATTTGTTGTTGAAAAGCTTTGAGTCTTGA
- the si:dkey-66i24.7 gene encoding uncharacterized protein si:dkey-66i24.7 isoform X2: protein MEFQPLRSTPYKTGLHEFIWTMQATWHLINTRLEMDQDFDQPVCKKKKLWEMVAEKVNAKLRESEVTDVTVKAYECDLKWRNMLATYRKNAERAKRLGEARVHWEFFKAMHEVLGKRREEVEAQRRANLSGSKVGRVIASKKFIPILPTPAATATATATPCPARPPQDVLQLYMELQERKMNMWAQQKALEERKIEAINNLAQAISNLAQQNSTQLSKDGHLA from the exons ATGGAGTTCCAGCCGCTTCGGTCCACTCCCTACAAAACAGGCCTACATG AATTTATTTGGACAATGCAGGCCACGTGGCACCTCATCAACACCCGACTGGAAATGGATCAGGATTTTGACCAGCCAGTgtgtaagaaaaagaaactcTGGGAGATGGTGGCGGAAAAGGTAAATGCCAAACTGAGGGAGTCGGAGGTCACGGACGTCACTGTGAAGGCGTACGAGTGTGATCTCAAATGGAGAAACATGCTGGCCACCTACAGGAAGAACGCGGAACGAGCCAAGAGGCTCGGGGAGGCCAGGGTCCACTGGGAGTTCTTCAAGGCCATGCATGAGGTCCTGGGcaagagaagggaggaggtggaagcCCAGCGCAGAGCAAATCTCAGCGGGTCCAAAGTAGGAAGGGTCATAGCCAGCAAGAAGTTTATCCCTATCCTCCCCACACCTGCTGCaactgcaacagcaacagccacACCCTGCCCTGCCCGGCCTCCACAGGACGTCCTGCAGCTGTacatggagctgcaggagaggaagatgaacaTGTGGGCCCAGCAGAAAGCCTTGGAAGAGAGGAAGATAGAGGCCATCAACAACCTGGCCCAGGCCATCTCCAACCTGGCTCAGCAGAACAGCACACAGCTGTCGAAGGACGGACATTTGGCCTGA
- the si:dkey-66i24.7 gene encoding uncharacterized protein si:dkey-66i24.7 isoform X1: MEVIETIVIQSAGQEEKEAVESSVDGDKTKAEFIWTMQATWHLINTRLEMDQDFDQPVCKKKKLWEMVAEKVNAKLRESEVTDVTVKAYECDLKWRNMLATYRKNAERAKRLGEARVHWEFFKAMHEVLGKRREEVEAQRRANLSGSKVGRVIASKKFIPILPTPAATATATATPCPARPPQDVLQLYMELQERKMNMWAQQKALEERKIEAINNLAQAISNLAQQNSTQLSKDGHLA; encoded by the exons ATGGAGGTGATCGAGACCATCGTGATACAGAGCGCtggacaggaggagaaggaggcggTGGAGTCCAGCGTGGACGGAGATAAAACTAAAGCAG AATTTATTTGGACAATGCAGGCCACGTGGCACCTCATCAACACCCGACTGGAAATGGATCAGGATTTTGACCAGCCAGTgtgtaagaaaaagaaactcTGGGAGATGGTGGCGGAAAAGGTAAATGCCAAACTGAGGGAGTCGGAGGTCACGGACGTCACTGTGAAGGCGTACGAGTGTGATCTCAAATGGAGAAACATGCTGGCCACCTACAGGAAGAACGCGGAACGAGCCAAGAGGCTCGGGGAGGCCAGGGTCCACTGGGAGTTCTTCAAGGCCATGCATGAGGTCCTGGGcaagagaagggaggaggtggaagcCCAGCGCAGAGCAAATCTCAGCGGGTCCAAAGTAGGAAGGGTCATAGCCAGCAAGAAGTTTATCCCTATCCTCCCCACACCTGCTGCaactgcaacagcaacagccacACCCTGCCCTGCCCGGCCTCCACAGGACGTCCTGCAGCTGTacatggagctgcaggagaggaagatgaacaTGTGGGCCCAGCAGAAAGCCTTGGAAGAGAGGAAGATAGAGGCCATCAACAACCTGGCCCAGGCCATCTCCAACCTGGCTCAGCAGAACAGCACACAGCTGTCGAAGGACGGACATTTGGCCTGA
- the armc5 gene encoding armadillo repeat-containing protein 5, with protein MAAASVQGEGKQSRAASRDGHASSSSSPESSLSWCLAHLFKPRPGADHAGSGKTDSGGGRETDKRSRTSQWRALVAIRMQHIKGDAGISRFRTQGGLPPLLDLLKDPDCSRKTLDLALSILANCCTDLKTRIEVRKLDGINTVVGILKRNVAQETIQNRAARSLGNLAMDPQSCALIHSSGGVPLLLLCVSLSSAPSSPTAALPKEPCPKLECAQSAARALGYLSDSPSNRLSLLTQGTLSALAPLIAPEYPQGLRRVALKTLHELTRGCGIECAREVSRSGVIAQLGVMALGEAGKPFEELALKTLANMCSQGCLRPLVGSLDVIQKFTEEVKKDPLKSGVFLKALCLCCKEAVNRAKVKENGGLEVLTSFLSAHQNHPLSWLIILACVDFVFDESAMEQLQELGLVPLLIARLVQLTRGEEQCAEKLDVSTTSNMSPTELLPTAGFDSFDFPAPESCKKEEAGSSSFQSLRSWLVSEGLISSEGDLLDSSGVEGEWGNLQIPPSSSPQTSAPSKFSSPHRRRQRAQSSASATKVTSDTLPSAPRPMTYHHPYHPEPWTTESPILLLLSCFSHATDPSVALVSSGIMSGLLYYLTQHQDPSSRCFRMLCRLSCNPNCLQALVRTGSVGLIYHHLCQREGGFKREERQTSRVKNKVKQLGVALLTNLRVQCESGFGSGVLAHVMMSGSDSDKMNCALSLPFISSNKSLLKKLLLDSGGLFLALQPLGCDDEDDLDEGNPAECGRLLSDLFNSPHAGQTSQVHSLYFSLLSECLSALTSNMKTEPDKKHLNLAATHSVSKIGRVLPPPSKKPRLTDKCPYSLSNFDLLLLLDDGTQVPANREAVAGVDGTERVGSEYFRALLRGGFGEAQGNAGEPIRIKDVSTGMLLPVLHYLHGCRLTKDRESTREGDEGESGRQCQIFDSLVLEGLRSRSQSAEDFQKTPLGEMMIGACRFLVTELQRELEDLCELCLLSCSTKAAATRADPAPTEDNPERAAVKMDQECHESAEEKLAQQTSELELSGFEMQTEDLPGQAKKANSSPQKTHNKKASVVGAVKRGHGSSSKTVKSVSSGSKSSCGAIMDKSFKSEESRLKPKNLNESSAQLLKSAAQKSDADSGGGALASLLLQVYWFSQRYSYPALGRACLSLLLGCQDCPRPFSTSSFAADCLRRLTREAGCAETLKQDLLSLATVALS; from the exons ATGGCTGCAGCATCGGTGCAAGGTGAAGGGAAACAGTCTCGAGCAGCCTCCAGAGACGGTCATGCATCATCCTCATCGTCCCCAGAGTCCTCCCTGTCCTGGTGCTTGGCTCACCTCTTCAAACCTCGACCGGGGGCTGACCATGCCGGCAGTGGCAAGACGGACTCAGGTGGTGGCAGGGAGACGGACAAGAGGTCCAGAACGTCTCAGTGGAGAGCCCTGGTCGCCATCCGCATGCAGCACATCAAGGGTGACGCTGGCATCTCCAGATTCAGGACTCAAGGGGGTCTCCCTCCCCTGTTGGACCTACTCAAAGACCCGGACTGCTCCAGGAAAACACTGGACCTGGCCCTGAGCATCCTGGCAAACTGCTGCACCGATCTGAAGACGCGTATAGAG GTGCGTAAACTTGATGGGATAAATACCGTTG TGGGGATCCTGAAGAGAAATGTGGCCCAGGAGACCATCCAGAACCGAGCAGCCCGATCTTTGGGGAACTTGGCCATGGATCCACAAAGCTGTGCACTCATCCACTCATCTG GCGGtgttcctcttctcctcctctgtgtgtctctttcctCTGCCCCGTCCTCTCCCACTGCTGCTCTACCAAAAGAACCCTGTCCTAAACTGGAGTGTGCTCAGTCGGCTGCTCGGGCCCTTGGCTACCTCTCGGATTCTCCCTCGAACCGCCTGTCTTTGCTCACCCAAGGGACCTTATCTGCTCTCGCTCCTCTCATCGCTCCAGAATATCCCCAGGGGCTGAGGCGGGTGGCACTAAAGACCCTACACGAGCTGACCCGGGGCTGTGGCATTGAATGTGCCAGGGAGGTGTCCCGCTCTGGGGTCATCGCTCAACTTGGCGTCATGGCATTAGGGGAGGCTGGAAAACCTTTTGAGGAGTTGGCACTGAAAACTTTGGCCAACATGTGCTCCCAAGGCTGCCTGCGTCCTCTGGTGGGGTCACTGGACGTCATTCAGAAGTTCACAGAAGAAGTCAAAAAGGACCCGCTGAAGTCAGGAGTCTTCCTCAAGGCACTGTGCTTGTGCTGCAAGGAGGCGGTCAACCGGGCCAAGGTTAAGGAGAATGGTGGACTGGAGGTGTTGACTAGCTTTTTGTCCGCCCATCAGAATCATCCTCTTTCCTGGCTCATCATTCTGGCTTGTGTAGACTTTGTTTTTGATGAATCTGCCATGGAGCAGTTGCAAGAGTTAGGGCTGGTCCCTCTGCTTATAGCACGACTAGTACAGCTCaccagaggagaggaacaaTGTGCTGAGAAGTTGGATGTGAGCACGACGTCAAACATGTCTCCCACTGAGCTCCTGCCCACAGCAGGCTTTGACTCTTTCGACTTTCCTGCTCCTGAGAGCTGCAAGAAGGAGGAAGCTGGTTCGTCAAGCTTTCAAAGCCTCAG ATCCTGGTTGGTGTCTGAGGGACTGATCTCCTCTGAGGGTGACCTGTTGGATTCCTCTGGTGTTGAAGGGGAATGGGGCAATCTTCAGATCCCACCATCTTCATCCCCTCAAACCTCAGCCCCATCAAAGTTCTCATCCCCTCACAGAAGGAGGCAGCGGGCTCAATCGTCAGCTTCTGCGACTAAGGTCACTTCTGACACCCTTCCCTCTGCTCCCCGCCCCATGACTTACCACCACCCTTACCACCCTGAACCCTGGACCACTGAGTCgcccatcctgctgctgctgtcgtgCTTCTCCCACGCCACGGATCCAAGTGTCGCTCTAGTCAGCTCAGGCATCATGTCTGGCTTGCTCTACTACCTCACCCAGCACCAGGACCCCAGCAGCAGGTGCTTCCGTATGCTTTGCAGACTGAGCTGCAACCCGAACTGTCTGCAGGCGTTGGTCCGAACAGGATCAGTGGGATTGATTTACCACCATCTctgtcagagagagggagggttcAAAAGGGAAGAGAGGCAGACGAGCCGCgtaaaaaacaaagttaaacaaCTAG GTGTTGCACTTCTCACCAATCTGCGTGTCCAGTGTGAGTCTGGCTTTGGCTCTGGGGTTCTTGcacatgtgatgatgtcagGCTCCGATTCGGACAAGATGAACTGTGCACTGTCTCTGCCATTTATCAGCAG CAACAAGTCCCTGTTGAAGAAACTTCTTTTGGACAGTGGTGGGCTGTTCTTGGCTCTGCAGCCACTTGgatgtgatgatgaagatgatttggATGAAGGCAACCCGGCTGAATGTGGAAGGTTGCTTTCTGACTTGTTTAATTCACCCCATGCAGGTCAGACCTCTCAGGTTCACTCACTGTACTTTTCTCTCCTGAGTGAATGCCTGTCTGCACTGACAAGTAACATGAAAACTGAACCGgacaaaaaacatctaaatCTAGCTGCAACACACTCAGTCAGTAAAATTGGCAGAGTTTTGCCACCTCCCTCAAAAAAGCCTCGGCTAACTGACAAATGTCCTTACAGTCTCTCAAACTTTGACCTGCTCTTGCTGCTGGACGATGGGACTCAGGTCCCAGCCAATAGGGAGGCTGTGGCTGGGGTGGATGGGACAGAAAGGGTGGGCTCTGAGTACTTTAGGGCTCTGTTGAGAGGCGGATTTGGAGAAGCTCAGGGTAATGCAGGAGAACCCATCCGCATCAAAGATGTCAGCACAGGCATGCTACTACCAGTGCTGCATTACCTACATGGATGTCGTCTCACCAAGGACAGAGAATCAACAagggaaggagatgaaggagagagCGGCAGACAGTGTCAGATTTTTGACTCATTGGTCCTTGAAGGACTGAGGAGCAGAAGCCAGTCAGCAGAAGACTTCCAGAAAACACCTTTAGGTGAGATGATGATTGGAGCTTGTCGATTTTTGGTGacggagctgcagagagagttGGAGGATCTCTGCGAGTTGTGTCTTCTGTCCTGCTCCACCAAGGCTGCTGCAACTAGAGCTGATCCGGCTCCTACAGAGGACAACCCTGAAAGAGCAGCAGTTAAAATGGATCAAGAATGCCATGAGTCTGCCGAGGAGAAACTGGCTCAGCAAACGTCTGAGCTAGAGCTGTCCGGTTTTGAGATGCAAACCGAAGATTTACCAGGACAGGCAAAGAAAGCGAACAGTTCCCCACAGAAAACGCACAATAAAAAAGCCTCAGTTGTTGGAGCAGTTAAAAGAGGACACGGTTCAAGTTCCAAGACAGTCAAAAGTGTGAGTTCAGGTTCCAAATCAAGCTGTGGGGCAATTATGgacaaatcatttaaatcagAGGAGTCAAGGTTAAAACCAAAGAACCTAAATGAAAGTTCGGCCCAGCTTCTGAAATCAGCAGCTCAGAAGTCAGACGCTGATTCAGGAGGTGGGGCTCTGGCTTCTCTCCTCCTACAGGTTTACTGGTTTTCCCAGCGCTACAGTTACCCAGCACTGGGTCGggcctgtttgtctctgttgctGGGTTGTCAGGACTGTCCTCGACCCTTCTCGACCTCCTCCTTCGCTGCTGATTGCCTTCGCAGACTCACCAGAGAGGCCGGCTGTGCAGAGACTCTGAAACAGGATTTACTAAGTTTGGCCACAGTGGCTCTGAGTTGA